TTTCGAGAGCTTGGCTCCCTTCTCGTTCAAAATTAAAGGTGTATGAGCAAACTCCGGCACGGCTCCCCCCAACGCTTCATAAAGCAAAATTTGTTTAGGGGTATTGGAAATGTGGTCTTCGCCTCGGATGACCTGGGTAATCTTCATATCAATGTCATCCACAACTACTGCCAAATTGTAGAGTGGCTGACCGATTTCGCCTTGCTTAGAGGCTCTAGCAATCACCATATCACCGCCCAAGTCGCGGCCTTTCCAGGTGAGTTTACCGCGCACTAAGTCGTTCCAGACAATTTCCCGGTCATCTTCAATCTTGAAGCGAATCACCGGCTGTCGCCCTTCGGCTTCAAATGCCGAGCGTTGCTCTGGGGTTAGGTTACGATGGCGGTTGTCATAGCGGGGGGCTTCTTTCCGGGCTTTTTGGGCTTCCCGCAAGGCATTGAGTTCGGCTTCTGTGGTGTAGCAGTAATAAGCCAAGCCTTGAGCCAAAAGCGTTTGAATTGCACCCCGATAAAGGTCAAGACGTTTGGATTGGAACAATGGGCCTTCATCCCAAGTTAATCCCAGCCAGGTAAGACCATCGAGGATATTTTGGGTATATTCAGGGCGCGATCGCTCCAAGTCCGTGTCTTCAATGCGTAAAATAAACTGACCGCCATGATGACGGGCATATAGCCAGTTAAAAACGGCTGTTCTTGCTGTACCGATGTGTAAGTTTCCCGTTGGACTGGGAGCAATCCGGACTCTAACAGTCACAAGATGAATCTCTCTAGTGTTACAAACTTAAGTATATTAAGCTATCACCTTTGCAGGTATCTCACCGCTATGGAGAGAGTGAATTGTGCCTCTACATTGGTTTTCGTGACTTGGCTTAATTTTCATTTGGAAGGTACTGCTCTGGAGTAGCCCTTGGAACATACTGTTTTGAGCAACCTGAGACTGCCCGGAGAATCCGCCTTAATTTCGATTGCCTCAAGGACTCCATCTTTGTTCTGGATTTCGGTGTTCCACATCGGCTTCGACACAAGCTGTCCTCTGCGGCAAGCACCTGTGAAGCCTATGCGTTCACGAGTTTCCACACCATCGGTGATGCGATAAGCAAACCAGAGCCAGTTACCAGCATGGGGTTTTGTTTGCACAGAGTTCACATTCAGAGATAAGATATCCCCTTTTTGGGTTTTACCCATTGTCAGCCAACGTTCGCTAACCTCGGATTCTTGTGCGAACACAGGACTCATACCGGGCAGTGCGATAGCGAATAGGGTCAAGGCTGTTGTCAAAGTCGTGACTAGGCGCATTGTCTGTCTCTTCTTCTGGGTGGGTGTGTGGCAAATAC
The Microcoleus sp. AS-A8 genome window above contains:
- the gltX gene encoding glutamate--tRNA ligase, with protein sequence MTVRVRIAPSPTGNLHIGTARTAVFNWLYARHHGGQFILRIEDTDLERSRPEYTQNILDGLTWLGLTWDEGPLFQSKRLDLYRGAIQTLLAQGLAYYCYTTEAELNALREAQKARKEAPRYDNRHRNLTPEQRSAFEAEGRQPVIRFKIEDDREIVWNDLVRGKLTWKGRDLGGDMVIARASKQGEIGQPLYNLAVVVDDIDMKITQVIRGEDHISNTPKQILLYEALGGAVPEFAHTPLILNEKGAKLSKRDGVTSISDFKDMGFTAEALVNYMTLLGWSPPDSTQEIFTLEQAAQAFSFERVNKAGAKFDWAKLDWINSQYLHPMPVSQLVDLLIPYWQNAGFEFDPVGDRAWLEQLAAVIGPSLSRLPEAVDMSRMLFTESVELTAEAIDQMKKEGAAEVVQAILDTLGNYPELTAEQAQEIIKTVTKEKNVKKGLVMRSLRAALTGDVNGPDLIQSWVLLHQQGHAKARLQQALAQAA